The Calypte anna isolate BGI_N300 chromosome 2, bCalAnn1_v1.p, whole genome shotgun sequence genome includes a window with the following:
- the LOC103536336 gene encoding uncharacterized protein LOC103536336 — MEEQELPYVLIDSVGGNHGVYEDHTEFLDKHFHLITMKEYLENKNFLSKKIRAIYIWYHKPVINKELLQSLPNLKIVASSGAGIDHLDLNLLSSYGIKVSNTPSAVSTDTADMGMALMLASSRRLVEGYQMAVSPETEFFPANWLGDEVSKRILGIVGMGTIGYKIAQRARAFEMKILYHNRNRRNKEEENAVEAVYCKKIDDLLQQSDFVLLSLNLTPQTHKLIGKRELGLMKPTATLINISRGLVVDQDALVEALQNKVIKAAALDVTYPEPLPRDHPLLKMKNVIITPHIGSATKKARRLMMENMIESIQAGLAGLPIPNEVLL; from the exons ATGGAAGAGCAGGAACTGCCTTATGTGCTAATTGACTCTGTAGGAGGGAATCATGGAGTATATGAAGACCATACTGAATTTCTGGACAAACATTTTCATCTCATCACCATGAAAGAATATCTTGAAAACAAGAATTTTCTCAGCAAGAAGATCAGAGCTATTTATATATGGTATCACAAACCAGTTATTAACAAGGAGCTGCTCCAGAGCTTGCCTAACTTGAAGATAGTTGCAAGCTCTGGAGCAGGCATAGATCACTTGGACCTGAACCTCCTCTCCAGCTATGGTATAAAAGTGTCCAACACTCCATCTGCTGTTTCCACTGACACTGCAGACATGGGGATGGCTTTGATGCTGGCATCTTCCAGGAGACTTGTTGAAG GCTATCAGATGGCTGTCTCCCCTGAGACGGAGTTTTTCCCTGCTAACTGGCTGGGGGATGAGGTTTCTAAGAGGATCCTGGGGATCGTGGGAATGGGCACCATTGGCTACAAGATAGCTCAGAGAGCCAGAGCCTTTGAAATGAAGATTCTGTACCACAACAGGAATCGGAG aaacaaggaagaagaaaacgCTGTTGAAGCTGTTTACTGTAAGAAGATAGATGATTTGCTCCAGCAGTCAGATTTTGTGTTGCTTTCTCTGAACCTGACTCCACAGACACACAAACTGATTGggaagagggagctgggactgatGAAACCCACAGCTACTCTCATCAATATCAGCAGAG GTCTGGTTGTGGATCAGGATGCTTTGGTGGAAGCCCTTCAAAACAAAGTTATTAAGGCAGCTGCTCTGGATGTGACATATCCTGAACCTTTGCCAAG agatCACCCtttgttaaagatgaagaacGTTATAATAACTCCTCACATTGGAAGTGCTACCAAAAAGGCACGCCGCCTCATGATGGAGAACATGATAGAAAGCATACAAGCAGGCCTTGCGGGTCTTCCTATCCCTAATGAAGTATTACTGTAA
- the RBFA gene encoding putative ribosome-binding factor A, mitochondrial isoform X1: MWVARGAAAAVGAARRAREAVVPPWCRALHSSAALGGSRNLLKKMLRKKKKKFWYDSPTLGSKMMYKPSELASVKRDDQTKFRKEDNMRCRVLNGLIHKAVAEMLMTCEVNQELYDLKLEICKVSLASNFSACRLYWNPAATMKSESYVESVLQKSAPRIRYLLSSQQILGNVPPIVFVKDKEAAAVKEIEELLSIADFGPPEEVESSQNESSKLISSATQSSDSPMRSNLFGIDHELLNKQIMECKRLKMSRDTESIVWTEEQQQQLSKIQKKIKKKNKRDPDNAITPQEYLLDRYEADYWDANSDSVSDCELEDELQEEVNELEMDDDESQHTNKLK; the protein is encoded by the exons ATGTGGGTTGCCCgtggggcggcggcggcggtgggcGCGGCGCGGCGGGCGCGGGAGGCCGTGGTGCCGCCATGGTGCCGGgccctgcacagctctgccGCCCTGGGCGGCTCCAGGAACCTGCTGAAGAAAATGCTCCGCAAAAAGAA aaAGAAGTTTTGGTATGACAGCCCTACCCTGGGATCAAAAATG atgtaTAAACCATCTGAGTTGGCCTCTGTGAAGAGAGATGACCAGACAAAATTTAGGAAAGAAGATAACATGCGCTGCAGAGTCTTGAATGGTCTTATTCATAAAGCTGTGGCAGAGATGTTGATGACCTGTGAAGTTAATCAAGAACTTTATGATCTCAAACTAGAAATCTGCAAG GTGTCCCTGGCATCAAACTTCTCAGCATGTCGTCTGTACTGGAATCCTGCTGCTACTATGAAGAGTGAAAGTTATGTTGAAAGTGTACTGCAAAAGAGTGCTCCACGTATACG GTATCTTCTGTCGAGTCAGCAGATTCTAGGAAATGTACCCCCAATAGTATTTGTGAAAGACAAAGAAGCTGCAGCTGTAAAAGAG ATTGAGGAATTATTGTCAATTGCTGATTTCGGACCTCCAGAAGAAGTAGAATCATCTCAAAATGAATCTAG caaACTGATCTCTTCAGCAACACAGTCTTCAGATTCACCCATGCGGTCTAATCTTTTTGGTATTGATCATGAACTACTGAATAAGCAGATAATGGAAtgcaaaagactgaaaatgtcAAGAGATACAGAAAGCATTGTCTggacagaagagcagcagcagcagctttctaagattcagaagaaaattaaaaagaaaaataaaagggatcCTGATAATGCCATTACACCACAGGAATACTTACTGGACAGATACGAAGCTGATTACTGGGATGCTAACTCTGATTCAGTTTCAGACTGTGAGCTGGAGGATGAATTACAGGAAGAGGTAAACGAATTGGAGATGGATGATGACGAAAGTCAGCATACTAATAaactgaaatga
- the RBFA gene encoding putative ribosome-binding factor A, mitochondrial isoform X2 encodes MMYKPSELASVKRDDQTKFRKEDNMRCRVLNGLIHKAVAEMLMTCEVNQELYDLKLEICKVSLASNFSACRLYWNPAATMKSESYVESVLQKSAPRIRYLLSSQQILGNVPPIVFVKDKEAAAVKEIEELLSIADFGPPEEVESSQNESSKLISSATQSSDSPMRSNLFGIDHELLNKQIMECKRLKMSRDTESIVWTEEQQQQLSKIQKKIKKKNKRDPDNAITPQEYLLDRYEADYWDANSDSVSDCELEDELQEEVNELEMDDDESQHTNKLK; translated from the exons ATG atgtaTAAACCATCTGAGTTGGCCTCTGTGAAGAGAGATGACCAGACAAAATTTAGGAAAGAAGATAACATGCGCTGCAGAGTCTTGAATGGTCTTATTCATAAAGCTGTGGCAGAGATGTTGATGACCTGTGAAGTTAATCAAGAACTTTATGATCTCAAACTAGAAATCTGCAAG GTGTCCCTGGCATCAAACTTCTCAGCATGTCGTCTGTACTGGAATCCTGCTGCTACTATGAAGAGTGAAAGTTATGTTGAAAGTGTACTGCAAAAGAGTGCTCCACGTATACG GTATCTTCTGTCGAGTCAGCAGATTCTAGGAAATGTACCCCCAATAGTATTTGTGAAAGACAAAGAAGCTGCAGCTGTAAAAGAG ATTGAGGAATTATTGTCAATTGCTGATTTCGGACCTCCAGAAGAAGTAGAATCATCTCAAAATGAATCTAG caaACTGATCTCTTCAGCAACACAGTCTTCAGATTCACCCATGCGGTCTAATCTTTTTGGTATTGATCATGAACTACTGAATAAGCAGATAATGGAAtgcaaaagactgaaaatgtcAAGAGATACAGAAAGCATTGTCTggacagaagagcagcagcagcagctttctaagattcagaagaaaattaaaaagaaaaataaaagggatcCTGATAATGCCATTACACCACAGGAATACTTACTGGACAGATACGAAGCTGATTACTGGGATGCTAACTCTGATTCAGTTTCAGACTGTGAGCTGGAGGATGAATTACAGGAAGAGGTAAACGAATTGGAGATGGATGATGACGAAAGTCAGCATACTAATAaactgaaatga